Genomic window (Paraburkholderia phenazinium):
ATCAAAGTTGGACTGCTGGGCTTCGGCACGGTGGGCAGCGGCACCTTCACGGTACTGCGCCGCAACCAGGAAGAAATCAAACGGCGCGCGGGGCGCGGCATCGAGATTGCGCGCATTGCCGTGCGCAATCCGGCCAAGGCCACGGCCGCGCTCGGCAGCGCAGCCGGCACGGTGGAGGTCACCGATAGCTTCGACGCCGTGGTCGACGATCCATCCATCGACATCGTCGCGGAAATGATCGGCGGCACGGGCATTGCGCGCGAGCTGGTGCTGCGCGCCATCGCCAACCGCAAGCACGTCGTGACGGCCAACAAGGCCTTGCTGGCGGTGCACGGCACCGAGATCTTCGAAGCGGCGCGCGCCAACGGCGTGATGGTGTCGTTCGAAGCGGCAGTGGCGGGCGGCATTCCGATCATCAAGGCGCTGCGCGAAGGCCTGACGGCGAACCGGATCCAGTACATCGCCGGCATCATCAACGGCACGACGAACTACATCCTGTCGGAGATGCGCGACCGCGGTCTCGATTTCGCAACCGCGCTGAAGGCCGCGCAGGAACTCGGTTACGCCGAAGCCGACCCGACCTTCGACATCGAAGGCGTGGACGCCGCGCACAAGGCGACCATCATGAGCGCGATCGCGTTCGGCGTGCCGGTGCAGTTCGACAAGGCGTACGTCGAAGGCATCAGCAAGCTGGCGGCGATCGACATCAAATATGCCGAAGAACTCGGCTACCGGATCAAGCTGCTGGGCATTGCGCGACGCACCGACAAGGGCATCGAACTGCGCGTGCATCCGACGCTGATTCCCGAGAAGCGCCTGCTGGCGAATGTGGAAGGCGCGATGAACGCGGTGGTGGTGCATGGCGATGCCGTCGGCACCACGCTGTACTACGGCAAGGGCGCGGGCGCCGAGCCGACGGCTTCGGCCGTGGTGGCCGATCTGGTGGACGTGACGCGCCTGCACACCGCCGACCCGGAGCATCGCGTGCCGCATCTGGCGTTCCAGCCGGACAGCCTGTCGAACACGCCGATCCTGCCGATCGAGGAAGTGACGAGCGGCTACTACCTGCGCCTGCGGGTGGCGGACGTGACCGGCGTGCTCGCCGATATCACGCGCATTCTCGCGGATACGGGCATCTCGATCGACGCGCTGCTGCAGAAGGAATCGGAGCAGGTCGACGCGAACGGCAAGGGCGAAACCGACATCATCCTGATCACGCACGAAACCGTGGAAAAGCACGTCAACGCGGCGATCAGGAACATCGAGGCACTGGCGACCGTGGTGTCGCAGGTGACCAAGCTGCGCATGGAAGCGCTGAACTAGGCCAGAGACCGATATGAACTACCTTTCCACGCGCGGCGCCGGAGCCGGCGAGCGCCATACGTTTTCCAACATCCTGCTGGGCGGTCTCGCCAGCGACGGCGGCCTGTACCTGCCCGCGGAATACCCGCACGTCTCGGCGGACGAACTGGCGCGCTGGCGCACGCTGCCGTACGCGGATCTCGCCTTCGAGATCCTGTCGAAATTCAGCGACGATATTCCCGCCGACGACCTGCGCATGCTCACGCGCCGCACCTACACGGCGGCGACGTATTGCCATGTGCGCGACGACGAAAGCGCCGAGCAGATCACGCCGCTGAAGACGCTCGGTGTCGAGAACGGTGCGCCGTTGTCGCTGCTGGAGTTGTCGAACGGGCCCACGCTCGCGTTCAAGGACATGGCGATGCAGTTGATCGGCAATCTGTTCGAGTACGCGCTGGCCAAGCATGGCGAGACGCTGAACATCCTCGGCGCCACCTCGGGCGACACCGGCAGCGCCGCCGAGTACGCCATGCGCGGCAAGAAGGGCATTCGCGTATTCATGCTGTCGCCGCACAAGAAGATGAGCGCGTTCCAGACGGCGCAGATGTACAGCCTGCAGGACCCGAACATTTTCAACCTCGCGGTTGAAGGCAATTTCGACGACTGCCAGGACATCGTCAAGGCTGTTTCGAACGATCACGCCTTCAAGGCCAGGTACAAGATCGGCACGGTCAATTCGATCAACTGGGCGCGCGTCGTCGCCCAGGTCGTGTATTACTTCAAGGGCTACTTCGCGGCCACGAAGTCGAACGACGAGCGGGTGTCGTTCACGGTGCCGTCGGGCAACTTCGGCAACGTCTGCGCGGGCCATATTGCGCGGATGATGGGTCTGCCGATCGAGAAGCTCGTGGTGGCCACCAACGAGAACGACGTGCTCGACGAGTTCTTCCGCACCGGCATCTACCGCGTGCGCAAGGCCGCTGAGACGTATCACACCAGCAGCCCGAGCATGGATATTTCGAAGGCGTCGAATTTCGAGCGCTTCGTGTTCGATCTGCTGGGGCGCGATCCGGCGCGCGTGCTGCAGTTGTTCCGCGACGTCGAGGAAAAGGGCGGCTTCGATCTGGCGGCGAGCGGCGATTTCGCGCGGGTCAGGCAGTTCGGCTTCGTGTCGGGCCGCAGCAGCCACGCGGACCGCGTCGAGGCGATCCGCGACGTGTTCGAACGCTACGACACGATGATCGACACCCACACGGCTGACGGCCTGAAGGTGGCGCGCGAGCATCTGCAAGCGGGTATCCCGATGATCGTGCTGGAAACCGCCCAGCCGATCAAGTTCGGCGAGACGATCCGCGAAGCGCTGCTGCGCGAGCCGGAGCGGCCGGCGGCGTTTTCCGGGCTCGAGTCGCTGCCGCAGCGCTTCGAGGTGCTGCCGGCGGACGTGCAGCGTGTGAAGGACTTCGTTGTCGCGCATGCGGGCGACTGAGGGGGATTCGGGTTATTGACGGGCCGGGTCGCCCCGGCGAAAGCCGCGGACCGCTACAATATTCCTTTCAGTTCAGCGCGTCCCCAACCGATGTCCACGCCTACATCTCCCGCGCCTCGCGCCCCGATGCTTTCGACGGCCGACGCCCTTGCAACGCTGCTCGGCGCCGCCGGCGCCGTGCTCGGCAAGGAAACGCTGCCCACGCTCGAGGCGCTGAACCGCGTGCTGGCCGTCGACGTCGTGTCGCCGCTCGACGTACCGCCCATGCACACCAGCGCCATGGACGGCTACGCGGTGCGGATCGCCGATCTCACCCAGGGCGAGCGCCGCCTGCCGGTCTCGCAGCGCATCCCGGCGGGCCATGCGCCGCAGCCGCTTGCGGCCGGCACGGCGGCGCGCATTTTCACCGGCGCGACAGTGCCGCCCGGCGCCGATGCCATCGTCATGCAGGAGCAGACCGAAGCCGCCGGCGACGCGGTCACGATCCTGCACATGCCGAAAGCGGGCGAGTGGATCACGGCGCAGGGCGCGGACATCCGCAG
Coding sequences:
- a CDS encoding homoserine dehydrogenase — encoded protein: MEPIKVGLLGFGTVGSGTFTVLRRNQEEIKRRAGRGIEIARIAVRNPAKATAALGSAAGTVEVTDSFDAVVDDPSIDIVAEMIGGTGIARELVLRAIANRKHVVTANKALLAVHGTEIFEAARANGVMVSFEAAVAGGIPIIKALREGLTANRIQYIAGIINGTTNYILSEMRDRGLDFATALKAAQELGYAEADPTFDIEGVDAAHKATIMSAIAFGVPVQFDKAYVEGISKLAAIDIKYAEELGYRIKLLGIARRTDKGIELRVHPTLIPEKRLLANVEGAMNAVVVHGDAVGTTLYYGKGAGAEPTASAVVADLVDVTRLHTADPEHRVPHLAFQPDSLSNTPILPIEEVTSGYYLRLRVADVTGVLADITRILADTGISIDALLQKESEQVDANGKGETDIILITHETVEKHVNAAIRNIEALATVVSQVTKLRMEALN
- the thrC gene encoding threonine synthase encodes the protein MNYLSTRGAGAGERHTFSNILLGGLASDGGLYLPAEYPHVSADELARWRTLPYADLAFEILSKFSDDIPADDLRMLTRRTYTAATYCHVRDDESAEQITPLKTLGVENGAPLSLLELSNGPTLAFKDMAMQLIGNLFEYALAKHGETLNILGATSGDTGSAAEYAMRGKKGIRVFMLSPHKKMSAFQTAQMYSLQDPNIFNLAVEGNFDDCQDIVKAVSNDHAFKARYKIGTVNSINWARVVAQVVYYFKGYFAATKSNDERVSFTVPSGNFGNVCAGHIARMMGLPIEKLVVATNENDVLDEFFRTGIYRVRKAAETYHTSSPSMDISKASNFERFVFDLLGRDPARVLQLFRDVEEKGGFDLAASGDFARVRQFGFVSGRSSHADRVEAIRDVFERYDTMIDTHTADGLKVAREHLQAGIPMIVLETAQPIKFGETIREALLREPERPAAFSGLESLPQRFEVLPADVQRVKDFVVAHAGD